TCAGAGCTGGCTCTGAACGCTGTGGTTTCCTATAAGTTGGAGACAAGAATAAGTTATTTGAAGAAGGATGGCTGGCTCTTGAAGCATGGGTCAGGATCAAACCTTTCGCCACCAAAAGCGTTGCAAATCTTTGTCCAGAGAATCGGGAAAGTGAAGGGGCTTGCCCCTCTAGCTCGCAGTGATAAACTTCAAGGCATAGCCGTTGCGCTCCTGGCGAGCGACACGAGCCTTGGCTCGAAAAACCTGTTCACCGGTTTCTAACTTAATAATCAGGTGCACAGTGTCGTTCACAAAAATATTCTCATCAGGATAGCAGGCTAGAAACATACCTGATGCGGAGATGTCCTTACAATCACCAATGATGTAGATTTCACCCTTGTTGAGATTGACCTGAGCGCCCATGCTGAGCCTATCGTGTTGCCTTTGGTTGAGGCTACTAATCTCACTGAAAGTAATATTTAGCGGGTTTTTCGGCCTCAGTGGTGTGCTGCTGATGGCCTGTTCCACAGAGTAGCGGTCCATGCACTGGAGCATCGACATGACGAGTTTCTCGCCAGGATTGCTGGATTTAGACATATTTGGTCCCCTTGTCCTTCAAAGTCCAATATCTATCTGACATTCGGGGAAAAAATCTCGTTTATTAAATCATTTTTAATCAAGCTAAACATTCTCGTATCTTAAGTATTTTTAGGTGCCTGATGATAGTCTGTTCGCATCTTGGCAATTCTGGATTTCCCTAAAATTCGAAGCTTAAATTAGGTACTTCTTTCCCATCCTCGTAGGTGCCCAAGTCCGTTTGGAAATCGTAATATTTAAACGAGCAATAAAAAGGCTGCAGGCCGAAAGTTTATCAATTCTGCCTTAGGGAAATCGAGCTAGTTTAAAAATCGTTCGTTTTGGAAATAAATAAAGAATAGCCAAAATCGTCGTTAAACTAAGTAGCTACCCGAGAGGCAGAATCTCACTTGATAAAGGGCCGTTGCTTTGGACTGGAGCCGGGGTTGCCATGTCCCGATGCTGGAGTCTAATCCAAGCTCCAACGATTAACCTAGAGGAGGTCTTATGAAGCTCAAGCTTCAAACTATGGTTACCTTGGTAACCCTCAGCGTTACAGGCTGTGACGAAAGCCCCCCACCATTTAAAGAATTGCCAGCGGAATATGACGGAGAGCTGGTCAATCAGAATCCATCTGATGACCTGACTCAATATAATAGTTTGCAGTCGGCAGAATGGAAATTTCAGGCATCTACTATAGATGATGTCGAAGTTGAGGTGGACCTTGAGTCAGAAACAATTAAGCAATTCGGAACGATGCAGGAGCAAACAGTTAAGGCTCATCTAACTCATGAGCAGGTGACGAGAGCCCAGAAGGTAGAGGTATTCAAACAGGGCTCAGATCA
This is a stretch of genomic DNA from Pseudobacteriovorax antillogorgiicola. It encodes these proteins:
- a CDS encoding PilZ domain-containing protein gives rise to the protein MSKSSNPGEKLVMSMLQCMDRYSVEQAISSTPLRPKNPLNITFSEISSLNQRQHDRLSMGAQVNLNKGEIYIIGDCKDISASGMFLACYPDENIFVNDTVHLIIKLETGEQVFRAKARVARQERNGYALKFITAS